Within Dysgonomonas sp. HDW5A, the genomic segment TTCGTGCCAGTTTTCTACAGTTTTATCAGCAATAGCTTGCTGCATAATGTTACCAATAGCAGTTGACTCAGTCATTCCCGTTGAAACTACAACATTCAAAGCATCTGATGTATATTGGTTCAGCAGATCATTTTGACTACCTCCTCCCACAACATATAATTGTTCGATATTCCTGCCCGAGCATTCTTTAAGCTTTTTCACTACAAAATGATACTTCAATGCCAATGATTCTATAACACACCTCACAAATTCTCCTTTATTTGAGGGAACTGTCTGATTATTATCAGCACAGTAAGTTTCTATTGCTCTGCTCATAGATGATGGATTCGTAAATATCGCATCGTCAGGATTTACGATACTTTGCAGTGCTTTTGCCTGAATAGCTTCCGATAGTAAATATTCATATGAGTATTTCTTTTCGTCTTTTTTCTCCCATTCGGCAATTAACTGCTGTAAAAGCCAAAGACCAGTGATATTCCTCATAAAGAGGATTTTGCCGTTTACTCCACCTTCGTTGGTAAAATCGTTGTACATAGCTTCGGCGGTGAGAACAGGTTCATCTGTAAGCAAGCCTAACAAAGACCATGTACCCGAACTAAGAAACGCCCAATTATCGCCGTCTGCCGGAATAGCTCCTATTGCACTGGCTGTATCATGAGAACCAACAGAAAATATTTTTGCATTTATGGCTCCTGTTTCTTCTGCTATCGCTTTTGATAGATTACCAATAATTTCTCCCGGTTGAATAATCTTTTCCATGACAGAATATGGCAACTCCAGTTGACGAAATGTATATTCGTCCCATTGACGTGTTTTTGCATTTAATAATTGAGAAGTAGAAGCTATTGTATATTCATTCGCTGCCACTCCTGTCAGGAAATAATTTATAAGATCGGGGGTGAAAAGTAATTTATCGGCAGAGCATAACGATGGATCGCTTTTAGAATAAAGGCTGTATAATTGAAAAAGAGTATTTATTTCCATCTGCTGAATACCCGTACTTTCGTATAGATATTCTTTTGAGATATTTTGCATAACCTCTTTTGCCATACCCGAGGTACGGCTGTCACGGTAGGTAACAGGATTGGAAATAAGATGCCCTGATTTATCTATAAGACCAAAATCGACTCCCCATGTATCAACGGCTATACCTTTGAGGTTATATCCTTTTTTTACGGCAAGAAATATACCTTGTTTTATATTTTCAAATAAAGACAAGAAATTCCAGTACAGAGTATCTCCCAACCGTACAGGCTTATTCTCGAATCGATGGACTTCATCCAAGCAAATTCGGCCGTCAACAATAGTACCAACGATGGCACGTCCACTGCCTGCACCTAAATCTAAAGCCAGATATGCCATAAGTGCTTTATTTAGATGTCTTTCCTAAGATATATTTATCAAGATCGTCTATTTCTTGTTCCGTAAGAGTTAAATAGTTACCGGCACCTGCATTAACAATTATCTGACAAGCCAATTCTATAAATACTGCTTTTTGGAAAGCGTCATCAAAATCTTTACCGCAAACAACTTGTCCGTGCTTGCTAAGTATGGCTGTGTCGTGATTCGCGAGTGCTTCCGTTACAGCTTTTGCCAATTCGGGAGATCCCGGTCTGTGATAATCTACAATAGAAATTTCGCGACCGCAATAACATGGTACTTCGGCAATAACATTAAAGTTGGCCGGTTTATCTTTCATACATGAAACTACTGTAGCATATTGTGACTGAAAGTGTAGAACAACATTAACATCCTTTCGGTTGCGTAACACTCCTAAATGGAATGAACTTTCCATAGATGGTTTAACTCCTTGTATAGGCATTCCGTCGGAAATACGGCATGCTGCAATTTTGTTTTCGGTCAAACGAGGCAACCAGGAGCCTGTTCCTGAAACCAATGCTATATCGTCTTCTACTCTCCAGGATATATTTCCACTGCTGCAAAGTTGTAAGCGTTCTTTTCCTACTCGTTGAGCTTGTGCAACAAATTCCGCAAAATGTTTATCTGTAATCATGGTATATTTTAATGTATTTATGTTCGGGTAACAGCTGTAGTTCGGGTTTGCAATAGGGGGCACTGTATAATAAGAAGTAATTTAACGTATGTTGAATTACACCTTATACAACTATCTATTGTTCCTTTTATATAACTCCTTATATTCTTTGTGAATAGATGAAATCTCCCAGCTGTCGATCCGTACGGCTAAAACGAATAAACGTAATGTTTATTCGTTTTAGTGTATGGTTACTATTGTTTTAAGTATAATTTAACAGTAATGTTTATATTCAGTGTCAAAAAAAGGTTTCAGACCTTATTTGTAAAGAGGTCCGTAAGTTTGACAGGCACGATAATCGGCACCTTCTTTATCCATGCCAAAGGCATTCCATACAGCAGGACGGAAGACATCTTCTTTATCGACATTGTGCATCGAAACCGGAATACGAAGCATGGATGCTAAAGTGATTATATCTGCTCCGATATGGCCGTAACTTATTGCTCCGTGATTTGCTCCCCAGTTGTTCATCACAGAATATACGTCTTTGAAGTTCGAATCTTCTGTTAAACGAGGTACAAACCAAGTTGTAGGCCATCCCTTATCAGTTCTGTCGTCTAATATTTTGTGGATTGCAGGGTCGATGTCTACTGTCCATCCTTCAGCTATTTGAAGTACAGGACCAAGTCCCTTGATTAGGTTCAGACGAGTCATTGTACAAGGCATACCTCCTTTGGTAAGGAATTTGGAAGAAAAACCTCCTCCTCTGAAATATTCTCGGTTGGCTGGCATCCATGTGGTAGCATCGAGACAAGCTTTAGCTTCTGCTTCGCTGATATCCCAGAATGCTTTCATGGCAGGATTGCCATCTTTGTCTGATTGTTGACCGGAACCGTCTAATGTTGCAGCACCCGAATTGATTAAGTGAATCATTCCATTAGCCGCTAGACCTTCTAGTTTTTTTCCTGTAACACGTTCTACCGCGTCAGGACTCCAATATGTACGAACATCGGCAAATATTTGTGCCGTATTGGTCAGTAAATAACTGAATAGCATCACAGTTCCGTTCAAAGCATCATTTTCGGTTGCCAACATATAAGGAGCACGAACACCTGTCCAGTCGAAAGACGAATTAAGAATAGCTTCGGCAAAGTCTCCGTTTGGATAAAAATCTGTCCATTGGCGTTGTCCTTGAAAGCCTGCTGCAATAGCATTGTGTCCAAGGGCTTCTTCACCGAAACCTAATTCTTTAAGTTTAGGATTTCCGACCATTAAATCTCTGACGATAATAGCCATTTTAATAACGAATTCCCAGTCTGCATCTTTTCCTGCTCTGTCTTTGGCGAGGTCTTTTCGGTTAATAATATCTTCGCCTTCTTTACAATTTGCTTTAGCCCAATTGAGAGCTTTTTCGTATTCTTCTTTATCGTATATTCCTTCGGTCATACGGCGTATGATTTCGACTTCGTCGATACCTTCGCAACGCATGCCTAAATAGTCTTCAAAAAAATCGGGACTTACAATCGAACCGGCTATACCCATACACACAGCACCAATCGACAGATATGATTTACCTTTCATTATGGCTACTGTCATTCCTGCACGTGCAAAACGTAGAAGTTTTTCAGTAACATCTTTAGGAATGGTAGTGTCGGAAGATTCTTGTACATCATGACCATATATGCCGAATGCGGGTAATCCCTTTTGTGCATGTCCTGCTAAAACAGCTGCTAGATATACAGCTCCGGGACGTTCTGTTCCATTAAATCCCCAAACAGCTTTAATCGTATGCGGATCCATGTCCATCGTTTCGCTACCGTAACACCAACATGGGGTAACGGTGATCGTAACGCTTACACCTTCTTTTCTGAATTTTTCGGCACAAGCAGCACTTTCGGGTACACGTCCTATGGTTGAATCGGCAATTACACATTGTACAGGAGTACCATCGGGATATTTAAGGGTCTTACTGATTAGTGCAGCTACATTTTTAGCCATGTTCATGGTTTGAACTTCGAGCGATTCGCGTACACCACCCATACGACCGTCTATGGTTGGGCGTATACCGATTTTAGGCCATTCGCCTTGAAATCTGTTTTTCTTCATGATATTATTATGGTTAGATTAAAGTAAGGTCTAAGACCTCTTGGTTATTTCATACTACTGATAAAGCAAATATATATTTAATATCTGACGATGCCTTTCACTATTTCGACGGAGAAGTAGTATAATATCGATATTGTGTTTGGCGTATTATCTGTTATTGATTAAATATAAGTATATTTACATATTACAGGTGTGATATTAAAACGACATGTTGTCATATGCTTAAATCGAATGAAGAACTTAGTCTTATCTTATTAAATGTCGGTTATTCGGAACTGAATGCCAATTGGAACTGGAAGAATGTATGCAGTCCTTTTGCCCGTATATATTATGTAAAAGAGGGGAGAGCCAAAACAAAAATTGGTGACAAAACTTATTTGCTGGAGCCTGATCATTTGTATTTAACACCTCCGTTTACTTTGCACGATAATGAGTGCGACAGTTATTTTTCGTTGTACTACATCCATTTTTACGAAAAGGTTATAAATAAAGAATCTATATTTGATACGTATGATTTCCCGATAGGTATAAAGGCTTCCTTGCTGGATCTATCATTAACACAGCGATTATTAGAAATAAATCCCGATAGGTACTTGCATCATTTTGATCCTCAGTTATACGATAACCCGCCTATATTTTCTCAATATATTGCCAATAACAATAAGATGCCTTTACATTCGAGTGTCGAAACACAAGGTATTTTATATCAGCTTATGGCGAAATTTCTTGAACTGATAAAAATGAAATCGAATAATAAAGATATTCGAATAAATAAAAGTCTCTTATACATACACGAAAATATAGATAAGGATATTTCTATCGATCAATTGGCAGATATTGCCTGTATAACCGAAGATCATTTTATTAGGTTATTCAAAAAGGAAATGAATTATACACCTACTAAATATATCAATTTGAAGAAGATGGAAAAGGCTCAACTTTTTTTACTTACAACAAATTTACCTATTCGAAGTATTGCATTCGATTTATCAATAGATAATATTTCGTATTTCAATCGTATTTTCAAACAACATACAGGAAAAACACCAACCCAATATAGAGAGGAATATAAATAGATAAAGAAGAGGGTTTTATTTGCTGTTTCTACTAAATACTACAATATATAGTATAATTAATCCTTAAAAGGAATACACATTTATTTGAGCAGACTCTTTACAAGATCGAAGTCCTGCTTAAAGAAAGCATCATACACCCTTGCTACAGAATCTAAACTCTTGGTTTCAATTGTTATAACTTTTCTTCTTTTAAAGATACCTGATGGCGAACAAACTAATCCGACCATAAAATATGTATTAGAGCCATCATCTTCTCCATAACCAGAAACAAAAAGGTCGTAACCGGAGTTTTTATCTACAACAGTTAATGTTGGAGAACATTGAAGAGCTCGATTAGCTTTTCTTATTTCATCTAGCCAGGGAAATTGACTTAGTTCATTTATAAAACTCTGATAATCAATTGCACCTTTCTCTTCAAATGAGTCTGAATCTTTATTATCGCCATACTGAACATTCCAA encodes:
- a CDS encoding rhamnulokinase family protein, which codes for MAYLALDLGAGSGRAIVGTIVDGRICLDEVHRFENKPVRLGDTLYWNFLSLFENIKQGIFLAVKKGYNLKGIAVDTWGVDFGLIDKSGHLISNPVTYRDSRTSGMAKEVMQNISKEYLYESTGIQQMEINTLFQLYSLYSKSDPSLCSADKLLFTPDLINYFLTGVAANEYTIASTSQLLNAKTRQWDEYTFRQLELPYSVMEKIIQPGEIIGNLSKAIAEETGAINAKIFSVGSHDTASAIGAIPADGDNWAFLSSGTWSLLGLLTDEPVLTAEAMYNDFTNEGGVNGKILFMRNITGLWLLQQLIAEWEKKDEKKYSYEYLLSEAIQAKALQSIVNPDDAIFTNPSSMSRAIETYCADNNQTVPSNKGEFVRCVIESLALKYHFVVKKLKECSGRNIEQLYVVGGGSQNDLLNQYTSDALNVVVSTGMTESTAIGNIMQQAIADKTVENWHEGHEIIKNSFILKSYYPKDNQRWLDVAENVKHLFV
- a CDS encoding class II aldolase/adducin family protein is translated as MITDKHFAEFVAQAQRVGKERLQLCSSGNISWRVEDDIALVSGTGSWLPRLTENKIAACRISDGMPIQGVKPSMESSFHLGVLRNRKDVNVVLHFQSQYATVVSCMKDKPANFNVIAEVPCYCGREISIVDYHRPGSPELAKAVTEALANHDTAILSKHGQVVCGKDFDDAFQKAVFIELACQIIVNAGAGNYLTLTEQEIDDLDKYILGKTSK
- a CDS encoding L-fucose isomerase; this translates as MKKNRFQGEWPKIGIRPTIDGRMGGVRESLEVQTMNMAKNVAALISKTLKYPDGTPVQCVIADSTIGRVPESAACAEKFRKEGVSVTITVTPCWCYGSETMDMDPHTIKAVWGFNGTERPGAVYLAAVLAGHAQKGLPAFGIYGHDVQESSDTTIPKDVTEKLLRFARAGMTVAIMKGKSYLSIGAVCMGIAGSIVSPDFFEDYLGMRCEGIDEVEIIRRMTEGIYDKEEYEKALNWAKANCKEGEDIINRKDLAKDRAGKDADWEFVIKMAIIVRDLMVGNPKLKELGFGEEALGHNAIAAGFQGQRQWTDFYPNGDFAEAILNSSFDWTGVRAPYMLATENDALNGTVMLFSYLLTNTAQIFADVRTYWSPDAVERVTGKKLEGLAANGMIHLINSGAATLDGSGQQSDKDGNPAMKAFWDISEAEAKACLDATTWMPANREYFRGGGFSSKFLTKGGMPCTMTRLNLIKGLGPVLQIAEGWTVDIDPAIHKILDDRTDKGWPTTWFVPRLTEDSNFKDVYSVMNNWGANHGAISYGHIGADIITLASMLRIPVSMHNVDKEDVFRPAVWNAFGMDKEGADYRACQTYGPLYK
- a CDS encoding AraC family transcriptional regulator yields the protein MLKSNEELSLILLNVGYSELNANWNWKNVCSPFARIYYVKEGRAKTKIGDKTYLLEPDHLYLTPPFTLHDNECDSYFSLYYIHFYEKVINKESIFDTYDFPIGIKASLLDLSLTQRLLEINPDRYLHHFDPQLYDNPPIFSQYIANNNKMPLHSSVETQGILYQLMAKFLELIKMKSNNKDIRINKSLLYIHENIDKDISIDQLADIACITEDHFIRLFKKEMNYTPTKYINLKKMEKAQLFLLTTNLPIRSIAFDLSIDNISYFNRIFKQHTGKTPTQYREEYK